In one window of Gossypium hirsutum isolate 1008001.06 chromosome A01, Gossypium_hirsutum_v2.1, whole genome shotgun sequence DNA:
- the LOC121232346 gene encoding two-component response regulator ARR2, which yields MNSSNGNGSMSTASSSGAWNGRDQFPAGLRVLVVDDDQTCLMVFEKMLKTCLYQVTKCNKAETALSVLREHKNEFDIVISDVHMPDMDGFELLKHINSEMDLPVILISADARKQVVMVLHMVLVIT from the exons ATGAATTCAAGTAATGGAAATGGATCCATGTCGACTGCTAGCTCAAGCGGTGCTTGGAACGGTAGAGATCAATTCCCTGCTGGTTTGCGTGTTCTCGTTGTTGACGATGATCAAACATGTCTTATGGTCTTTGAAAAAATGCTAAAAACCTGCTTATATCAAG TTACGAAATGCAACAAAGCTGAGACTGCATTGTCGGTGCTACGTGAGCACAAAAACGAGTTTGATATCGTTATCAGTGATGTCCATATGCCAGACATGGACGGATTCGAACTTCTCAAGCATATTAATTCGGAGATGGATCTCCCTGTTATCC TGATATCGGCAGATGCTAGAAAACAAGTTGTTATGGTGTTACATATGGTGCTTGTGATTACTTAA
- the LOC121202839 gene encoding GATA transcription factor 15 has translation MLDPSEKGSNSKAPNRKSPETISPKITQNQIICNEQIKKTCANCGTSKTPLWRGGPAGPKSLCNACGIKSRKKRRAVLDKKSKNPKNFGDNLKQRLISLGRKVLMQKSTVESQMRKLGEEEQAALLLMALSYGSVYA, from the exons ATGTTGGATCCTAGTGAAAAA GGATCAAATTCTAAAGCTCCAAACAGGAAATCCCCAGAAACCATTTCACcaaaaataactcaaaatcaaaTCATTTGCAATGAACAAATCAAGAAAACTTGTGCTAATTGTGGTACTTCTAAAACCCCCCTTTGGAGAGGTGGACCGGCTGGTCCCAAg TCTTTGTGCAATGCTTGTGGGATCAAAAGCAGGAAAAAAAGAAGGGCAGTTTTAGACAAGAAATCAAAGAACCCTAAAAATTTTGGGGATAATTTAAAGCAAAGATTGATATCTTTGGGAAGAAAAGTTTTGATGCAAAAATCAACAGTTGAGAGTCAAATGAGAAAATTAGGAGAAGAAGAACAAGCTGCTCTTCTATTAATGGCTCTTTCTTATGGTTCTGTTTATGCTTAG
- the LOC121232344 gene encoding two-component response regulator ARR2 isoform X2, whose product MLITKCNRAETALLKLRENRNGFDIIISDVHMPDMDGFKLLEHIGLEMDLPVIMMSADDGKDVVMKGVTHGACDYLIKPVRIEALKNIWQHVVRKRKNEWKDLEQSGSVEEGDRQPKQSEDADYSSSVNEGNWKSSKKRKDDEDETDDRDDTSTLKKPRVVWSIELHQQFVAAVNQLGIDKAVPKKILELMNVPGLTRENVASHLQKYRLYLRRLSGVSPHSCNPNNSFMNPQDETFGPLSSVHGFDLQTLTATGQLPAQCLATLQAAVLGRSTAKSSIPMPLVNQRNIFSFENPKLRFGEGQQQHVNNNNKQVNLLHGIPTTMESKQLTSLRHTSQSIGNLNMQVAPHGAQSRQNNSSLIEMGQPLSRVQILNDSTVPLSVGQPIVPNGIAANVSTRNGIPENIRAPGYNLVSQTSSILNFPMNHASELPVDTFSLRSTPGMSDHTSKGAFHEDFNSEIKGSGGFLPSYDVFNDYQYKSQNWELQNAGMILDDSQHSNSLQGNLDLTQSVLVQQGFPSGQINGQNRSVPIVSKAMFSAGDSTEPGNLLNVNHHLNTIRADNTVRVKSESVADGNPSNLFTDHFGQEDLMIALLKQQQGIAPVENEFDFDGYSLDNIPV is encoded by the exons ATGCTTA TTACCAAATGCAATCGAGCCGAGACTGCATTGTTGAAGCTACGCGAGAACAGAAATGGGTTCGATATCATTATCAGCGATGTCCATATGCCAGACATGGATGGATTCAAACTTCTCGAGCATATTGGTTTGGAGATGGATCTCCCTGTCATCA TGATGTCGGCGGATGATGGAAAAGATGTTGTCATGAAAGGTGTTACACATGGTGCTTGCGATTACCTAATCAAACCAGTTCGAATTGAGGCACTGAAGAACATATGGCAACATGTGGTTCGGAAGAGGAAGAATGAGTGGAAAGACTTGGAGCAGTCGGGAAGTGTAGAAGAAGGAGATCGGCAGCCAAAACAATCTGAAGACGCAGATTACTCATCCTCGGTTAATGAAGGAAATTGGAAAAGCTCGAAAAAGAGGAAGGATGATGAAGATGAAACTGACGATAGAGATGATACATCCACGCTAAAGAAGCCGAGGGTTGTTTGGTCCATTGAGCTCCATCAACAGTTCGTTGCAGCTGTTAATCAACTAGGCATTGACA AGGCTGTCCCGAAGAAAATTTTGGAGTTGATGAACGTACCTGGCCTTACCCGAGAAAATGTTGCTAGCCACCTTCAG AAATATCGGTTGTATCTTAGAAGGCTGAGTGGGGTATCACCGCATTCATGTAATCCGAATAATTCTTTTATGAACCCCCAAGATGAAACTTTCGGTCCGCTGTCTTCAGTCCATGGGTTCGATCTGCAAACGCTTACTGCCACTGGTCAACTTCCTGCACAATGTCTTGCCACACTCCAAGCAGCTGTGCTCGGTCGGTCAACTGCTAAATCGAGCATACCTATGCCCCTTGTTAATCAAAGAAAcatttttagttttgaaaatcCAAAGTTGAGATTTGGAGAAGGGCAGCAACAACAtgtgaacaataataataagcaaGTAAATTTACTTCATGGAATTCCGACAACAATGGAGTCAAAGCAGCTTACCAGCTTGCGCCACACCTCACAATCAATAGGAAACTTAAATATGCAAGTTGCTCCCCACGGTGCACAAAGCAGGCAAAACAACTCATCATTGATCGAGATGGGTCAGCCACTGTCGAGAGTGCAGATACTGAACGATTCAACTGTTCCATTATCTGTGGGGCAGCCTATAGTACCAAATGGAATTGCTGCAAATGTCTCTACACGAAATGGGATTCCAGAAAATATCCGAGCCCCTGGTTATAATCTGGTTTCACAGACCTCTTCGATATTGAATTTCCCAATGAATCATGCTTCCGAACTACCTGTTGATACTTTCTCCCTCAGAAGTACACCGGGAATGTCTGATCACACATCGAAAGGTGCTTTTCACGAAGATTTTAACTCAGAAATTAAAGGATCAGGGGGATTCTTGCCTAGTTACGATGTATTTAATGACTATCAATATAAATCCCAAAATTGGGAGCTACAGAATGCGGGCATGATATTAGATGATTCTCAGCATTCAAACTCTCTTCAAGGCAACCTTGATCTCACGCAATCTGTTTTAGTTCAACAAGGATTTCCTTCGGGCCAAATAAATGGACAAAACAGGAGTGTACCCATTGTAAGCAAGGCGATGTTCTCAGCCGGAGATAGTACAGAACCTGGGAATCTGCTAAATGTCAATCATCATCTCAACACAATTCGTGCTGACAATACGGTTCGGGTCAAGTCCGAGAGTGTTGCAGATGGGAATCCTTCCAATCTATTCACCGATCACTTCGGACAAGAGGATCTCATGATTGCTCTTCTGAAACAG CAACAAGGCATCGCACCAGTCGAAAACGAGTTCGATTTCGATGGGTATTCCTTGGATAATATTCCAGTGTAG
- the LOC121232339 gene encoding meiotically up-regulated gene 184 protein gives MGRIGFESLLDSKSQLVLEICSISTTNPIACSHRHHIKYLSPFIDWYRLLGVAEDAGSELIKRRYHKLALQLHPDKNKHPKADVAFKLVSEAYSCLSDNVKRRAFNSERWKHICTECSNNTHPNPNPLINNTQNPSKPKSQQHPINSSKPGKSLQILTDIRNRLKEEIRVIEHCLKVNSRKESPVFNPSNNHHCHNGIKHRIQRETPIFEPSEYAFHGYPHLRSEVYRESDRFRHLKRGSLKGKRGSYGSPIFEPVKGRFGDVFKTQIC, from the exons ATGGGGAGAATTGGGTTTGAATCATTATTAGATTCTAAATCACAGTTGGTACTGGAAATTTGCTCCATTTCAACAACAAACCCCATTGCATGTTCTCACAGGCACCATATTAAATACCTTTCACCTTTCATCGACTGGTATCGTCTCCTTGGA GTTGCAGAAGATGCCGGATCAGAGCTTATCAAAAGGCGTTATCATAAACTTG CTTTGCAACTTCATCCTGACAAGAATAAGCATCCAAAAGCTGATGTTGCCTTCAAGCTTGTCTCAGAG GCATATTCATGTCTTTCGGACAATGTAAAGAGAAGAGCATTCAACTCAGAGAGGTGGAAACACATCTGCACTGAATGCAGCAACAACACACATCCCAACCCCAATCCATTGATTAATAACACACAAAACCCATCTAAACCTAAGTctcaacaacacccaataaacagtTCAAAACCTGGGAAATCACTGCAAATCTTGACAGATATAAGGAACAGATTGAAAGAGGAAATAAGGGTAATAGAACACTGCTTGAAAGTTAATTCCAGGAAGGAATCCCCAGTGTTCAAtccatcaaacaatcatcattgtCATAATGGGATTAAGCATAGGATTCAAAGAGAGACCCCTATTTTTGAACCTTCAGAGTATGCATTTCATGGCTACCCACACCTGAGGAGTGAGGTTTATAGGGAAAGTGATAGGTTTAGGCACTTGAAAAGAGGGAGTTTGAAGGGAAAGAGAGGGAGTTATGGCTCCCCAATCTTTGAACCAGTGAAAGGGAGATTTGGGGATGTTTTTAAGACCCAAATTTGTTAG
- the LOC121232344 gene encoding two-component response regulator ARR2 isoform X1, with translation MKNSIGGKGSMSTASSITTWKAGDVVSVPDQFPAGLRVLVVDDDPTCLIILEKMLRNCSYDVTKCNRAETALLKLRENRNGFDIIISDVHMPDMDGFKLLEHIGLEMDLPVIMMSADDGKDVVMKGVTHGACDYLIKPVRIEALKNIWQHVVRKRKNEWKDLEQSGSVEEGDRQPKQSEDADYSSSVNEGNWKSSKKRKDDEDETDDRDDTSTLKKPRVVWSIELHQQFVAAVNQLGIDKAVPKKILELMNVPGLTRENVASHLQKYRLYLRRLSGVSPHSCNPNNSFMNPQDETFGPLSSVHGFDLQTLTATGQLPAQCLATLQAAVLGRSTAKSSIPMPLVNQRNIFSFENPKLRFGEGQQQHVNNNNKQVNLLHGIPTTMESKQLTSLRHTSQSIGNLNMQVAPHGAQSRQNNSSLIEMGQPLSRVQILNDSTVPLSVGQPIVPNGIAANVSTRNGIPENIRAPGYNLVSQTSSILNFPMNHASELPVDTFSLRSTPGMSDHTSKGAFHEDFNSEIKGSGGFLPSYDVFNDYQYKSQNWELQNAGMILDDSQHSNSLQGNLDLTQSVLVQQGFPSGQINGQNRSVPIVSKAMFSAGDSTEPGNLLNVNHHLNTIRADNTVRVKSESVADGNPSNLFTDHFGQEDLMIALLKQQQGIAPVENEFDFDGYSLDNIPV, from the exons aTGAAAAATTCAATTGGTGGAAAAGGATCCATGTCGACTGCTAGTTCAATTACTACGTGGAAAGCAGGAGATGTAGTTTCAGTTCCAGATCAGTTCCCTGCTGGTTTGCGTGTGCttgttgttgatgatgatccaaCATGTCTCATAATCTTGGAAAAAATGCTAAGAAATTGTTCATATGATG TTACCAAATGCAATCGAGCCGAGACTGCATTGTTGAAGCTACGCGAGAACAGAAATGGGTTCGATATCATTATCAGCGATGTCCATATGCCAGACATGGATGGATTCAAACTTCTCGAGCATATTGGTTTGGAGATGGATCTCCCTGTCATCA TGATGTCGGCGGATGATGGAAAAGATGTTGTCATGAAAGGTGTTACACATGGTGCTTGCGATTACCTAATCAAACCAGTTCGAATTGAGGCACTGAAGAACATATGGCAACATGTGGTTCGGAAGAGGAAGAATGAGTGGAAAGACTTGGAGCAGTCGGGAAGTGTAGAAGAAGGAGATCGGCAGCCAAAACAATCTGAAGACGCAGATTACTCATCCTCGGTTAATGAAGGAAATTGGAAAAGCTCGAAAAAGAGGAAGGATGATGAAGATGAAACTGACGATAGAGATGATACATCCACGCTAAAGAAGCCGAGGGTTGTTTGGTCCATTGAGCTCCATCAACAGTTCGTTGCAGCTGTTAATCAACTAGGCATTGACA AGGCTGTCCCGAAGAAAATTTTGGAGTTGATGAACGTACCTGGCCTTACCCGAGAAAATGTTGCTAGCCACCTTCAG AAATATCGGTTGTATCTTAGAAGGCTGAGTGGGGTATCACCGCATTCATGTAATCCGAATAATTCTTTTATGAACCCCCAAGATGAAACTTTCGGTCCGCTGTCTTCAGTCCATGGGTTCGATCTGCAAACGCTTACTGCCACTGGTCAACTTCCTGCACAATGTCTTGCCACACTCCAAGCAGCTGTGCTCGGTCGGTCAACTGCTAAATCGAGCATACCTATGCCCCTTGTTAATCAAAGAAAcatttttagttttgaaaatcCAAAGTTGAGATTTGGAGAAGGGCAGCAACAACAtgtgaacaataataataagcaaGTAAATTTACTTCATGGAATTCCGACAACAATGGAGTCAAAGCAGCTTACCAGCTTGCGCCACACCTCACAATCAATAGGAAACTTAAATATGCAAGTTGCTCCCCACGGTGCACAAAGCAGGCAAAACAACTCATCATTGATCGAGATGGGTCAGCCACTGTCGAGAGTGCAGATACTGAACGATTCAACTGTTCCATTATCTGTGGGGCAGCCTATAGTACCAAATGGAATTGCTGCAAATGTCTCTACACGAAATGGGATTCCAGAAAATATCCGAGCCCCTGGTTATAATCTGGTTTCACAGACCTCTTCGATATTGAATTTCCCAATGAATCATGCTTCCGAACTACCTGTTGATACTTTCTCCCTCAGAAGTACACCGGGAATGTCTGATCACACATCGAAAGGTGCTTTTCACGAAGATTTTAACTCAGAAATTAAAGGATCAGGGGGATTCTTGCCTAGTTACGATGTATTTAATGACTATCAATATAAATCCCAAAATTGGGAGCTACAGAATGCGGGCATGATATTAGATGATTCTCAGCATTCAAACTCTCTTCAAGGCAACCTTGATCTCACGCAATCTGTTTTAGTTCAACAAGGATTTCCTTCGGGCCAAATAAATGGACAAAACAGGAGTGTACCCATTGTAAGCAAGGCGATGTTCTCAGCCGGAGATAGTACAGAACCTGGGAATCTGCTAAATGTCAATCATCATCTCAACACAATTCGTGCTGACAATACGGTTCGGGTCAAGTCCGAGAGTGTTGCAGATGGGAATCCTTCCAATCTATTCACCGATCACTTCGGACAAGAGGATCTCATGATTGCTCTTCTGAAACAG CAACAAGGCATCGCACCAGTCGAAAACGAGTTCGATTTCGATGGGTATTCCTTGGATAATATTCCAGTGTAG